From the Spiribacter sp. 2438 genome, one window contains:
- a CDS encoding NADP-dependent malic enzyme yields MAEDFRQSALDYHRYPTPGKIEVAPTKPLANQRDLALAYSPGVAAACDAIVEDERAAAEVTARGNLVGVVTNGTAVLGLGSIGPLASKPVMEGKGVLFKKFAGIDVFDIEIDETDADQLVETIARLEPTFGGINLEDIKAPECFEVEARLRERMNIPVFHDDQHGTAITAAASLYNGLRLVGKNFEDVKLVTSGAGASAIACLDLLVSMGLRRENIIATDRDGVVYQGRTSSMDPRKEVYAADTGARTLAEAIVDADIFLGLSAPGVLTPDMVRTMADQPLIMALANPTPEIWPEEALEARPDAIISTGRSDYPNQVNNVLCFPFIFRGALDVGATTINDEMKKACVRAIADLATMESSDVVVAAYGGKPLSFGKDYLIPKPFDPRLITRIAPEVARAAMESGVATRPITDFTAYRRRLSEYVFQSGLLMKPIFERASQNPQRVVYGDGEDPRILQGIQQVVDDGLARPTIIGRRRVVEMRLKRLGLRLRIGEDFELVDPEDDPRFREYWQLYHSIMERRGVTPDRARQIVRTRNTVIAALMVRRGEADAMLSGAVGKYHRQLDYVNEVLGRRTGVRNLAAMNAIITPKGTLFLCDTYVNQNPTAHQIAEMTILAADEIRRFGITPKVALLSHSNFGTSNNPEAVKMREAMQIIEDRDPGLEVEGEMHGDAAINENIRQRIFPNSRLEGQANLLIMPTLDAANIAFNLLKTVTDGVSIGPIMLGMSKPAHILTPSVSVRSIVNLTALASVEAAMAAADRGDKPTDQEASS; encoded by the coding sequence ATGGCAGAGGATTTTCGACAAAGCGCACTGGACTATCACCGCTACCCCACCCCGGGGAAAATCGAGGTGGCACCCACCAAGCCACTGGCCAACCAGCGGGACCTGGCACTGGCTTACAGCCCGGGGGTGGCGGCCGCCTGTGACGCCATTGTCGAGGATGAACGGGCCGCCGCCGAGGTGACGGCCCGGGGCAACCTGGTGGGGGTGGTCACCAACGGCACCGCAGTGCTGGGGCTCGGCAGCATCGGCCCGCTCGCCTCCAAACCGGTTATGGAAGGCAAGGGTGTGCTGTTCAAGAAGTTCGCCGGCATTGATGTCTTTGACATCGAGATCGACGAAACCGATGCGGATCAGCTGGTGGAAACCATTGCCCGCCTGGAACCCACCTTTGGCGGCATCAATCTCGAAGACATCAAGGCACCCGAGTGCTTCGAGGTGGAAGCCCGCCTGCGCGAGCGCATGAACATCCCGGTCTTCCATGATGATCAGCATGGCACCGCCATCACCGCGGCGGCCTCTCTCTATAACGGCCTGCGTCTCGTCGGCAAGAACTTCGAAGACGTCAAGCTGGTGACCTCCGGCGCCGGCGCCTCCGCCATCGCCTGCCTGGACCTGCTGGTGTCCATGGGGCTGCGCCGGGAGAACATCATCGCCACGGATCGGGACGGTGTGGTCTATCAGGGCCGGACCAGCTCAATGGACCCCCGCAAGGAGGTTTATGCCGCCGACACCGGTGCCCGCACGCTGGCCGAGGCCATTGTCGATGCGGATATCTTTCTGGGGCTGTCCGCCCCGGGCGTGCTTACCCCGGACATGGTCCGCACCATGGCCGATCAGCCCCTGATCATGGCGCTGGCCAACCCGACCCCGGAAATCTGGCCGGAGGAGGCGCTGGAGGCCCGCCCCGATGCCATTATCTCCACGGGCCGCTCGGACTATCCGAATCAGGTCAACAACGTGCTCTGCTTTCCGTTCATTTTCCGGGGGGCACTGGACGTCGGCGCCACCACCATCAATGACGAAATGAAAAAGGCCTGCGTGCGCGCCATTGCCGACCTCGCCACCATGGAATCCTCGGATGTGGTAGTGGCCGCCTATGGCGGTAAACCGCTGTCCTTCGGCAAGGACTACCTGATCCCCAAGCCCTTCGACCCGCGGTTGATCACGCGCATTGCCCCGGAGGTGGCCCGGGCCGCCATGGAAAGCGGCGTCGCCACCCGGCCCATCACCGATTTCACCGCCTACCGCCGCCGCCTGTCGGAGTACGTGTTCCAGTCCGGCCTGCTGATGAAGCCCATTTTCGAGCGGGCCAGTCAGAATCCCCAGCGGGTGGTCTATGGCGATGGCGAGGACCCGCGCATCCTCCAGGGCATTCAGCAGGTGGTGGACGACGGCCTGGCCCGTCCCACCATCATCGGTCGCCGGCGGGTGGTGGAAATGCGGCTCAAACGCCTGGGGCTGCGGCTGCGCATCGGCGAGGACTTCGAACTGGTGGACCCCGAAGACGACCCCCGCTTCCGCGAGTACTGGCAGCTCTACCATTCGATCATGGAGCGCCGCGGCGTCACCCCGGATCGGGCCCGGCAGATCGTTCGCACCCGCAACACCGTGATCGCGGCGCTGATGGTGCGGCGGGGCGAAGCCGATGCCATGCTCTCCGGTGCGGTGGGCAAGTATCACCGGCAACTGGATTACGTGAACGAGGTCCTGGGTCGGCGCACCGGCGTGCGCAACCTGGCAGCCATGAACGCCATCATCACCCCCAAGGGCACGCTCTTTCTGTGTGACACCTACGTCAATCAGAACCCCACCGCCCATCAAATCGCCGAGATGACTATCCTGGCGGCGGACGAAATCCGGCGATTCGGCATCACCCCCAAGGTGGCGTTGCTGTCCCACAGCAACTTCGGCACCTCCAATAACCCGGAGGCCGTGAAGATGCGCGAGGCCATGCAGATCATCGAAGACCGCGATCCGGGTCTGGAAGTGGAGGGCGAAATGCACGGGGACGCCGCCATCAACGAAAACATCCGTCAGCGGATCTTCCCCAACTCGCGGCTGGAGGGTCAGGCCAACCTGCTGATCATGCCGACGCTGGATGCCGCCAACATCGCTTTCAATCTTCTCAAAACCGTCACCGACGGCGTGTCCATCGGCCCCATTATGCTGGGCATGTCAAAACCGGCACACATCCTCACACCGTCGGTGTCGGTGCGCAGCATCGTCAACCTGACCGCGCTGGCCAGCGTCGAAGCGGCCATGGCGGCTGCCGACCGCGGGGACAAACCCACCGACCAGGAGGCTTCGTCGTGA
- a CDS encoding NAD-glutamate dehydrogenase, with amino-acid sequence MNQASALRTRRVDALLERAQERWKTDRLPLIQDFLRHYAAALPTPDLNERDITNLYGAAISHWSLGERRPTGHTRLSVYNPDPQHNGWESTHTVVQLVTDDSPFLVDSLSMALNELGLMIHLIVHPVLEVDRSGDGHARQVSGDPASDGQAEAWIHLEVDRQSDGRQLEAIEQALWSALGDVEAAVSDWQPMARQAHKAIEGLRRHGPAMEDDYLEEVIAFLEWLLEDHFTFLGYRRYNLRRQGRELELNAVKDSGLGLLRQDSQERHLSSRFDRLPAPMREQAVDPDPLILTKSSHRSTVHRRGYMDSISVKRFDRQGEVIGEHRFLGLFTSAAYSQSPHRIPLLRRRVRAVLQMAGLRQNSHAGKALGHILETYPRDELFQIDAATLHDIAVGILQLQERQRVRLFTRHDRFGRYVSCLVYAPRDRYDTAVRQRMQSILMDAYGGAHSEFTVQLSEAVLARIQFIIHLDDGPMPKVDEDAVEARLAATTRAWTDDLAQALVEHCGEARGTRLHHLYGEAVSAAYREDTSPRAAAQDIERIHGLSANEPLAISLYRPLEAEAGTLRLRLYQRGDPLNLSEVLPVLEHMGLQVVDERPYGIHAPARSARWIHDFGLRHEPSLNLNPGELQSRFAEAFKAIWRGETDDDGFNRLLLDPGLDWRSIAVLRAYAQYLRQAGSAYSQAYIEDTLAASPAVAARLVSLFGARLDPAGHDPDRAEQLARAIEADLEQVQSLDEDRILRRLLAAIQATLRTSRYRCDTAGQPRPYLALKLSPASIPGVPQPVPAYEIFVTSPRMEGVHLRGGKVARGGLRWSDRREDYRTEVLGLMKAQMVKNAVIVPVGAKGGFVCKCLPRERAAQAEEVLACYRLFIRGLLDITDNIVDGRIQPPPAVVRHDEDDPYLVVAADKGTATFSDEANAIAEEYDFWLHDAFASGGSTGYDHKKMGITARGAWVAVQRHFRELGRDIQAQPFTAAGIGDMSGDVFGNGMLCSPQIRLVAAFDHRHVFIDPDPDPAVSYAERQRLFRLSHSSWDDYDRDCLSEGGGVWPRTAKAITLPEPARAALGITASQLTPAELVSAILRAPVDLLWNGGIGTYIKAADESHADVGDKANDPVRVDAESLRCRVIGEGGNLGITPLGRVAFAQAGGRVNSDAIDNSGGVDCSDHEVNIKVLLNGVVDDGDLTIKQRNQLLADMTDAVADLVLANNYRQTQGLSLMADRAPGQLEEQARCLRALERMGRLDRGVEQLPDEETLDERRQRGQGLTRPELSILLAYAKILAFEELLDSDLVAGELFLDDLVAYFPGPLRERFRHRIDQHPLRREIIATNLANHVLNRMGATFLMRVAAITGNNVPTAARAFVATRDIYDLRDLWYAVDALDNQVTTDHQHAILQGLCGVQERATVRMLRQGLPEQALADHIHSTREAVQRLDRQLPDLLAERDCARLEAIRAEHVAAGVPEALAGRLSRLPTLYAAPDIDVAARRHQTTLEEAGRIHFGAADLTGANDLRHCLQAFNPADDWQARYQTGLVENLHEEQRRLTETILAETPAAETEQRLQRWIETNQEAVDHFRQTVEQITAAAQPDTAMLGVAMQSLHWLSRPHQENAP; translated from the coding sequence GGCCAGGCCGAGGCCTGGATCCACCTGGAAGTGGATCGCCAGAGCGATGGCCGCCAGCTGGAGGCCATCGAGCAGGCGCTATGGTCCGCACTCGGCGACGTGGAGGCCGCCGTCAGTGACTGGCAGCCCATGGCCCGGCAGGCCCACAAGGCCATTGAGGGGCTTCGCCGCCACGGACCGGCCATGGAGGATGACTATCTGGAAGAAGTGATCGCCTTTCTGGAATGGCTGCTGGAAGATCATTTCACCTTTCTGGGGTACCGCCGTTACAACCTCCGCCGGCAGGGCCGCGAACTGGAGCTCAATGCCGTCAAGGACAGCGGCCTGGGGTTACTGCGCCAGGACAGTCAGGAGCGGCATCTGTCCAGCCGCTTCGATCGATTGCCCGCGCCCATGCGGGAGCAGGCGGTTGACCCGGATCCGCTGATTCTGACCAAATCCAGCCACCGCTCCACGGTGCACCGCCGCGGCTACATGGACAGCATCAGCGTTAAGCGCTTCGATCGGCAGGGTGAGGTCATCGGCGAACACCGATTCCTGGGGTTGTTCACCTCCGCGGCCTACAGTCAGAGCCCCCACCGCATCCCGCTGCTGAGGCGGCGGGTGCGTGCCGTGCTGCAGATGGCCGGGTTGCGTCAGAACAGCCATGCCGGCAAGGCCCTGGGGCATATCCTCGAGACCTATCCCCGGGACGAGCTGTTCCAGATTGATGCCGCCACCCTGCACGACATTGCGGTGGGCATTCTGCAGCTCCAGGAGCGCCAGCGGGTTCGGCTCTTCACCCGCCATGACCGTTTCGGGCGCTACGTCTCCTGTCTGGTCTACGCGCCCCGGGATCGTTACGACACGGCGGTGCGCCAGCGCATGCAGTCCATTCTCATGGACGCCTATGGCGGCGCCCACTCGGAGTTCACGGTGCAGCTCTCCGAGGCCGTGCTGGCCCGCATTCAGTTCATCATCCATCTGGATGACGGACCGATGCCTAAAGTGGACGAGGACGCCGTCGAGGCCCGACTGGCCGCCACCACCCGCGCCTGGACCGACGATCTGGCTCAGGCATTGGTAGAGCATTGCGGCGAAGCCCGGGGCACGCGGCTGCATCATCTATACGGTGAGGCGGTCAGCGCCGCCTACCGCGAAGACACCAGCCCCCGGGCGGCGGCCCAGGACATCGAACGAATCCATGGCCTGAGTGCCAACGAGCCACTGGCCATCAGCCTCTACCGCCCCCTGGAGGCAGAAGCCGGCACCCTGCGGCTGCGGCTCTATCAGCGCGGCGACCCCCTGAATCTCTCCGAGGTGCTGCCGGTGCTCGAGCACATGGGCCTGCAGGTGGTGGATGAGCGGCCCTATGGCATTCACGCGCCGGCCCGGTCGGCTCGCTGGATCCATGACTTCGGCCTGCGTCACGAGCCGTCTCTGAACCTCAACCCCGGCGAACTGCAGAGCCGGTTTGCCGAGGCCTTCAAGGCCATCTGGCGAGGCGAAACCGACGACGACGGGTTCAACCGCCTGTTGCTGGACCCGGGTCTGGACTGGCGGTCCATCGCCGTGTTGCGCGCCTATGCCCAGTACCTGCGGCAGGCCGGCAGTGCCTACAGCCAGGCCTATATCGAGGACACCCTGGCCGCCAGCCCGGCGGTAGCGGCACGCCTGGTGAGCCTGTTCGGTGCACGGCTCGACCCCGCCGGTCACGATCCGGACCGGGCCGAGCAACTGGCGCGGGCCATCGAGGCCGACCTTGAGCAGGTTCAGAGCCTGGACGAGGACCGCATTCTGCGACGCCTGCTGGCGGCTATTCAGGCAACCCTGCGCACCAGCCGCTATCGCTGTGACACCGCCGGTCAGCCTCGCCCCTACCTGGCCCTGAAGCTCAGCCCGGCATCCATCCCCGGCGTCCCTCAGCCGGTGCCCGCCTACGAAATTTTCGTCACCTCCCCCCGCATGGAGGGCGTGCACCTCCGCGGGGGCAAAGTGGCCCGTGGCGGGCTGCGCTGGTCCGACCGGCGCGAGGACTACCGCACCGAAGTCCTCGGGCTCATGAAGGCGCAGATGGTCAAAAACGCCGTGATCGTGCCGGTGGGCGCCAAGGGCGGTTTCGTCTGCAAATGCCTGCCCCGGGAGCGGGCGGCGCAGGCCGAGGAGGTCCTGGCCTGTTATCGGCTGTTCATCCGCGGTTTGCTGGACATCACCGACAACATCGTCGATGGGCGAATACAGCCTCCGCCCGCGGTGGTGCGGCACGACGAAGACGACCCCTACCTGGTGGTGGCGGCGGACAAGGGCACCGCCACCTTTTCGGACGAGGCCAATGCCATTGCCGAGGAATATGACTTCTGGCTGCATGACGCCTTCGCCTCCGGCGGTTCCACCGGCTATGACCACAAAAAAATGGGGATCACCGCCCGCGGCGCCTGGGTGGCGGTTCAACGGCATTTTCGCGAGCTGGGACGGGACATTCAGGCACAGCCCTTCACCGCCGCCGGCATTGGTGACATGTCCGGCGACGTATTCGGCAATGGCATGCTCTGCTCACCGCAGATCCGGCTCGTCGCCGCCTTTGACCATCGACACGTGTTCATCGACCCGGACCCGGATCCGGCGGTGAGCTACGCCGAGCGCCAGCGGCTTTTTCGTCTGTCCCATTCCAGCTGGGACGACTACGATCGCGACTGCCTGTCCGAGGGCGGCGGCGTCTGGCCACGAACCGCCAAAGCCATCACGCTGCCCGAACCGGCCCGGGCAGCACTGGGCATCACGGCCTCGCAGCTGACCCCCGCCGAACTGGTCAGCGCCATTCTTCGGGCTCCGGTGGATCTGCTCTGGAATGGCGGCATCGGCACCTACATCAAAGCCGCTGACGAAAGTCATGCCGACGTCGGCGACAAGGCCAACGACCCGGTACGGGTCGATGCCGAGTCACTGCGGTGCCGGGTCATCGGCGAAGGGGGCAACCTCGGTATCACCCCGCTGGGACGGGTGGCTTTTGCCCAGGCCGGTGGCCGGGTGAACAGCGATGCCATCGACAATTCCGGCGGCGTCGACTGCTCCGACCACGAGGTCAACATCAAGGTGTTGCTGAATGGCGTCGTGGATGATGGCGACCTGACCATCAAGCAGCGCAACCAGTTGCTGGCCGACATGACCGACGCCGTGGCCGATCTGGTGCTGGCCAACAACTACCGGCAGACCCAGGGCCTGAGCCTGATGGCCGACCGCGCGCCCGGCCAGCTGGAGGAGCAGGCGCGCTGTCTGCGTGCCCTGGAGCGGATGGGCCGGCTCGACCGGGGCGTTGAGCAGCTGCCCGACGAAGAGACCCTGGATGAACGCCGCCAGCGGGGACAGGGCCTGACCCGGCCGGAGCTGTCCATTCTGCTGGCCTACGCCAAGATTCTGGCCTTCGAGGAACTGCTGGACTCGGATCTGGTGGCGGGAGAGCTGTTCCTGGATGATCTGGTGGCGTATTTTCCCGGGCCGCTGCGCGAGCGCTTTCGCCACCGCATCGATCAGCATCCGCTGCGTCGCGAGATCATTGCCACCAACCTCGCCAATCACGTCCTCAACCGCATGGGCGCCACTTTTCTGATGCGGGTCGCAGCCATCACCGGCAATAACGTGCCCACCGCCGCCCGGGCCTTTGTCGCCACCCGCGACATCTACGATCTGCGGGATCTCTGGTACGCCGTGGATGCCCTGGACAACCAGGTGACCACGGACCACCAGCACGCCATCCTGCAGGGGCTCTGCGGGGTGCAGGAGCGGGCCACGGTCCGGATGCTGCGCCAGGGCCTGCCGGAGCAGGCGCTGGCCGATCATATCCACTCCACCCGGGAGGCGGTTCAGCGCCTCGATCGGCAGCTGCCCGACCTGCTGGCCGAGCGCGACTGCGCTCGCCTGGAGGCAATCCGCGCCGAGCATGTCGCGGCCGGTGTTCCCGAGGCACTTGCCGGGCGCCTGAGCCGGCTGCCCACCCTGTACGCGGCGCCGGACATCGACGTCGCCGCCAGGCGCCATCAGACCACGCTGGAAGAAGCCGGGCGCATCCACTTTGGGGCCGCGGACCTCACCGGGGCGAACGACCTGCGGCACTGCCTGCAGGCGTTCAACCCGGCAGACGACTGGCAGGCGCGATACCAGACCGGCCTTGTTGAGAACTTGCACGAAGAACAGCGGCGACTCACCGAGACCATCCTGGCGGAGACCCCGGCAGCCGAGACCGAGCAACGACTGCAGCGGTGGATCGAGACCAACCAGGAAGCGGTGGATCATTTCCGGCAGACCGTGGAGCAGATCACCGCCGCGGCCCAGCCGGACACCGCCATGCTGGGTGTGGCCATGCAGTCACTGCACTGGTTGAGCCGTCCCCATCAGGAGAATGCCCCGTGA
- a CDS encoding uroporphyrinogen-III C-methyltransferase, with protein sequence MSDDKKRDATEADNQAAGPPAGGADDPVTTESSDTASADAPAEGGPPEAESAGGGGTDKGASAKTGPPSPPSPPVAGRRSVAGVLALVGVLLVAILGGGGGWYLYQEVEALQEARDQFARQSALQSLEARQSEQFGEMSGRLAQFGETLEDRLQAMARLENRLEDQADARDTLADRVDQLYRRMESDADDWREAEAAYLASIAVNRVRFHGDISGALRALEGADHLLAALGGAGIRGREALAEATNRLLDASRDDMPAIMTGLSRVADGLDDLPLAEGIERRGVTAPERLTEAPNGWQERLERAWSQLRTGLEGLVTVSRERQVEPLPDPEARFLLQQNLMLQLEAARLAALRGEPESYQQALQRVDIWIEAYFDSAADSVTALRGRIEALAGLRVETDRPDIADVLAPVLSGGRLQ encoded by the coding sequence ATGAGTGACGATAAAAAGCGCGATGCCACCGAGGCGGACAACCAGGCCGCCGGACCACCCGCCGGGGGTGCCGATGACCCGGTGACCACCGAGTCCAGCGACACGGCGTCTGCCGACGCGCCGGCGGAGGGCGGTCCCCCGGAGGCAGAGAGCGCCGGCGGCGGTGGCACCGACAAGGGAGCGTCGGCCAAAACCGGCCCGCCGTCACCGCCTTCACCGCCGGTGGCCGGGCGCCGCAGCGTGGCCGGTGTGCTCGCCCTGGTCGGGGTGCTGCTGGTGGCCATTCTCGGTGGCGGCGGCGGCTGGTACCTCTATCAGGAGGTGGAGGCATTGCAGGAGGCGAGGGATCAGTTCGCCCGGCAGTCTGCCCTCCAGTCCCTGGAAGCCCGGCAATCTGAGCAGTTTGGCGAGATGAGCGGACGGCTGGCCCAGTTTGGCGAGACCCTGGAGGATCGTCTTCAGGCCATGGCCAGGCTCGAAAACCGGCTTGAGGACCAGGCCGACGCCCGGGACACGCTGGCGGACCGGGTGGATCAGCTCTACCGACGCATGGAATCCGACGCCGACGACTGGCGAGAGGCCGAGGCGGCCTATCTGGCGAGCATTGCCGTCAACCGGGTGCGTTTCCATGGCGATATCAGCGGTGCACTGCGGGCGCTGGAAGGCGCGGATCATTTGCTGGCGGCGCTCGGCGGTGCCGGTATCCGCGGGCGCGAGGCGCTGGCCGAGGCCACCAATCGCTTGCTGGATGCCTCGCGGGACGACATGCCGGCCATCATGACCGGTCTGAGCCGGGTCGCCGACGGGCTGGATGATCTGCCGCTGGCCGAGGGGATCGAGCGCCGTGGGGTCACGGCGCCGGAACGGCTCACGGAAGCGCCGAATGGCTGGCAGGAGCGGCTGGAGCGCGCCTGGTCACAGCTTCGCACGGGTCTTGAAGGGCTCGTCACCGTCAGCCGGGAGCGCCAGGTGGAGCCGTTGCCGGATCCGGAGGCCCGCTTTTTGCTGCAGCAGAACCTGATGTTGCAGCTGGAGGCGGCCCGGCTGGCAGCGCTGCGAGGCGAACCGGAGTCCTATCAGCAGGCGCTGCAGCGGGTCGATATCTGGATCGAGGCGTATTTTGACTCCGCCGCGGACAGCGTGACCGCCCTGCGAGGCCGCATCGAGGCGTTGGCCGGACTGCGCGTCGAGACCGATCGGCCGGACATTGCCGATGTCCTGGCGCCGGTGCTGAGCGGGGGGCGGCTGCAATGA
- a CDS encoding quinone oxidoreductase: MSPQAIRIHQTGGPEALQLEAFDPGQPGPGQVRLKHSHIGVNYIDVYFRTGLYPAPTQPFTPGVEAAGEVVAVGEGETDLQPGQRVAYAARPPGAYAEERLIAADQVVPLPDSIDNATAAAAMLKGMTAHMLLQRVYAVQPGDTVLIHAAAGGVGLIACQWASALGATVIGTVGSDEKAELARAHGCDYPLLYRQTNVAEAARTLTDGRGVDVVYDSVGADTLEGSLGALRRRGMLVSFGQSSGKPPAIEVGQLAAGGSLFLTRPTLFDYIDTPQELQEAGRALFENIGAGRIRVRIGQTWPLSRAADAHRALEARQTTGSSILTAG, encoded by the coding sequence GTGAGCCCACAGGCCATCCGCATCCACCAGACCGGCGGCCCGGAGGCCCTGCAGCTGGAAGCCTTCGACCCGGGGCAGCCTGGCCCCGGCCAGGTGCGGCTGAAACACAGCCACATCGGCGTCAACTACATTGATGTGTACTTCCGCACCGGGCTTTACCCGGCGCCCACCCAGCCTTTCACGCCAGGCGTGGAAGCCGCCGGTGAAGTGGTCGCAGTGGGCGAGGGGGAGACGGATCTCCAGCCCGGGCAGCGGGTGGCCTATGCCGCCCGCCCGCCGGGGGCCTACGCCGAAGAGCGACTGATCGCCGCGGATCAAGTGGTACCGCTGCCGGATTCCATCGATAACGCCACCGCCGCCGCCGCCATGCTCAAGGGCATGACCGCGCACATGCTGCTGCAGCGGGTTTATGCCGTGCAGCCCGGCGATACCGTGCTGATTCATGCCGCCGCCGGCGGTGTCGGCCTGATTGCCTGCCAGTGGGCCAGCGCCCTGGGCGCCACGGTCATCGGCACCGTGGGGAGTGACGAAAAGGCCGAACTGGCCCGCGCCCATGGCTGCGACTACCCGCTGCTGTACCGGCAGACCAATGTCGCCGAAGCGGCCCGTACCCTCACCGACGGCCGGGGCGTAGACGTGGTCTACGATTCCGTGGGAGCGGACACCCTGGAGGGATCCCTGGGCGCACTGCGCCGCCGGGGGATGCTGGTGAGCTTCGGGCAGTCGTCCGGTAAGCCGCCAGCCATCGAGGTGGGGCAGCTGGCCGCCGGCGGGTCGCTGTTCCTGACCCGACCCACCCTGTTTGACTACATCGACACCCCGCAGGAGTTGCAGGAGGCCGGTCGCGCGCTATTCGAGAACATCGGGGCAGGCCGGATCCGGGTTCGCATCGGCCAGACCTGGCCGCTTTCAAGGGCTGCCGATGCCCATCGGGCGCTGGAGGCGCGGCAAACCACGGGGTCGAGCATTCTGACCGCCGGCTAA
- a CDS encoding heme biosynthesis HemY N-terminal domain-containing protein, which produces MMRRILALLGLLVGSVAAAIWFERQGGFVMVRVGEITVQSSLFVALAGVVLIVAAALLGTGLLRRIRGVPEGLRDRLGSRRRRRAANDLLEGVIELAEGRYALAEKRLESSVRAARLPIFNHLLAAVAAQRRGDWTRRDDLLAEADAAEPRARVAVGLVQAQLQLDAGQWEQAVATLGWLREKAPRNHRVLSLLVRAKRALNDQSGLETLLPDLRREGVLPDQEMAALEAQTLERRFEALPLDATAPTLASVWKTVPRGRQRDPALRVLYARALIRRGHHDAAERLLRGWLKDRWSPELVEVYGELAVDPPQRAAKPLSEWLRERPEDPTLLFAAARQAIRAELWGQARSYLEAAAARSDRADVHRCLAEVHERLEEPEQARRAYRAALGVDDSLVG; this is translated from the coding sequence ATGATGCGGCGTATCCTGGCGCTGCTCGGTCTGCTGGTGGGCAGCGTGGCGGCGGCCATCTGGTTCGAGCGCCAGGGCGGGTTCGTCATGGTGCGGGTTGGCGAGATCACCGTGCAGAGCAGCCTGTTCGTGGCGCTGGCGGGGGTGGTTCTGATTGTCGCGGCGGCCCTGCTGGGGACCGGCCTGCTGCGACGGATTCGGGGGGTGCCCGAAGGCCTCCGGGACCGGCTCGGCAGTCGTCGCCGCCGCCGTGCCGCCAATGATCTGCTGGAAGGCGTGATCGAGCTCGCCGAGGGCCGTTATGCGCTGGCCGAAAAGCGGCTGGAAAGCAGTGTCCGGGCGGCGCGGCTGCCCATCTTCAACCATCTGCTGGCGGCGGTGGCGGCCCAGCGCCGGGGTGACTGGACGCGGCGGGACGACTTACTGGCCGAGGCGGATGCCGCCGAGCCCCGAGCCCGCGTAGCGGTCGGCCTGGTGCAGGCACAGTTGCAGCTGGACGCGGGGCAGTGGGAGCAGGCCGTGGCCACCCTCGGCTGGCTGCGGGAAAAGGCCCCCCGCAACCACCGGGTGTTGTCTCTGCTGGTGCGAGCAAAGCGGGCCCTGAACGATCAGTCGGGACTGGAAACCCTGCTGCCGGACCTGCGCCGAGAGGGGGTGCTGCCGGATCAGGAAATGGCAGCCCTTGAAGCCCAGACGCTGGAGCGTCGCTTTGAGGCGCTGCCCCTGGACGCCACGGCACCCACCCTGGCGAGTGTCTGGAAGACCGTCCCCAGGGGCCGGCAGCGAGATCCGGCGTTGCGGGTGCTCTATGCGAGAGCACTGATCCGTCGTGGCCACCATGACGCCGCCGAGCGCCTGCTGCGGGGATGGTTGAAGGATCGCTGGTCGCCGGAGTTGGTGGAGGTTTACGGGGAGCTGGCGGTGGATCCGCCGCAGCGAGCGGCCAAACCGCTTTCGGAGTGGCTTCGGGAGCGGCCGGAGGATCCGACTCTGCTGTTCGCCGCCGCCCGTCAGGCCATCCGGGCCGAGCTCTGGGGCCAGGCGCGCAGTTACCTGGAAGCGGCCGCCGCCCGCAGTGACCGGGCAGACGTCCACCGCTGCCTGGCCGAAGTGCACGAGCGGCTCGAGGAGCCCGAGCAGGCGCGACGCGCCTACCGGGCGGCCCTGGGAGTGGACGACTCGCTGGTGGGTTAG
- a CDS encoding alpha/beta fold hydrolase, with the protein MTRSVPLNVRTSGDGPAVIFLHGLYGSGSNWRAVARPLGADHRVLLPDLRNHGQSPHAADMDYRVMADDVVALMDAEGIDAGRLVGHSMGGKVAMALTLGHPQRVHSALVVDIAPVAYDHSAEHGRLIAAMQALDTQGLRNREDADAQLAAAVPHPMVRQFLLTNLQRQQGAWGWRIPLAILADQLSVIQDWPLREPAPRSTPMVFLHGGASDYVDRRGRAAINHQFPQATIESIDGVGHWVHAEAPTAFGERLERFLHSRAST; encoded by the coding sequence GTGACCCGCAGCGTGCCCCTCAATGTCCGGACCAGCGGCGATGGCCCGGCGGTGATTTTCCTGCATGGCCTCTACGGCTCCGGCAGTAACTGGCGCGCCGTGGCCCGCCCGCTGGGAGCCGACCACCGGGTATTGTTGCCGGATCTTCGCAATCACGGTCAGTCGCCCCATGCCGCCGACATGGATTACCGGGTCATGGCCGACGATGTGGTGGCGCTCATGGATGCCGAGGGCATCGACGCCGGCCGCCTCGTGGGCCACAGCATGGGCGGCAAGGTGGCCATGGCCCTGACCCTGGGTCACCCCCAGCGGGTTCACTCCGCCCTGGTGGTGGACATCGCGCCGGTGGCCTACGACCACTCCGCCGAGCACGGCCGCCTGATCGCCGCCATGCAGGCGCTGGACACCCAGGGCCTGCGCAACCGAGAGGATGCCGATGCACAACTGGCCGCGGCGGTCCCCCACCCCATGGTGCGGCAATTTCTGCTCACTAATCTGCAGCGTCAGCAGGGCGCCTGGGGCTGGCGGATCCCCCTGGCAATCCTGGCGGACCAGCTGTCAGTGATTCAGGACTGGCCGCTGCGGGAGCCCGCGCCCCGATCAACCCCCATGGTGTTCCTGCATGGCGGGGCGTCCGACTATGTGGACCGCCGCGGCCGCGCCGCCATCAATCACCAGTTCCCCCAGGCCACCATCGAGTCCATCGACGGGGTGGGCCACTGGGTTCATGCCGAGGCGCCCACCGCATTCGGTGAGCGGCTCGAACGATTTCTCCATTCGCGAGCATCAACATAG